The genomic stretch CAATACACTCCCTTGTATTATGTTTTTAATATTAAACTAATACAATACGCCCCCTTGTACTgtgtatttaatattaaattaatacaatCCGCCTCCTTTgtattactttttaaaattttcaaaaaagcaATACGCCCCTTGTATtgtctttttctattttaaaaaaaatatttagttaaaGCAATTCACCCCTTGCGGATTCTCAGCCCGCATAAACATGCAAAACACTACAAGATCCAATAATGAAGCATTACACCAAATCCTAaccaatattaaaaaaaaaggctAAATTTGTTTGCAACTTCAAATTTCCACCATAATTAAGCAAGCCTAgaaaagtgctgagttagttcTAAGGAATAGGGAATCACAACAACATCCCATGTTTATCCAAATTCTAAAACCACccttttaaagtaaaaaaataaaagcaacTTTTAAAAATACCAACCCGTCCCAAGTTGCATACTTCCCGCTACTACTAATCGCGCCGCTCCTTCTTTCTCCAGAATGACGGGAAACCTGCTCGGAACCACCGACAAGCGGCACAATCACCTCTCTTCGACGCTGCGGATCCTTCCGGACGATATCATCCCCGAGATCCTGGTGAGGCTTCCGGCGAGTTCCCTTGTGAAATTCAAGATTGTGTGCAAATCATGGAATGCACTAATCTCCAGCCCAAAATTCGCCAGCGACCACCTTCACCGCTCAACAGCAGATCCAACCACTACAAggtttttgtttatttgtggaggttttttttcttatttgtgGAGGTTTATAACCCCCACCAAATAGTTTGTGGGGGTTTCCAAAACCCCCAAAATTTGAGGTGCCACGAGGTCTTTTGTGGGGGTTTTTAACAACCTCCACAATTTATTCAGTGGGGTTTTGTGTGTGTTTAGTGGAGGTTTTATATTTAACTTTTGTGGGGGTTTTAAATCACTTTTGTGGCAGTTTAAAACCCCCACAAATTGATTTTTCAATTTGACACAAATTAACTATTTTGTGAGGTTTTCAAACCTCCACAAATcctgtaattaattatttatttttaatttcaaatcattcATTAATCTCATCCCATTTATATACTCTCAAAttagaaatttattttataatatcaaaatttaaaaactaaatcttttaTAACACAATTCCTCAATATAAGACATAactctatatataaaaaaattctcaaAGTCAATAGTTTCAAACATAATTGCATATAGTATTGTTTTACATAACTATTactgtttttctttaaaaagtaaaataaaataatttcaataTTTCAATGTCATCTAATTACATAAAAATCTCAAATATTTGTCCTCGGATGTCCATTACTATCACCAGCTGATCTCCTAGCATCAAAGGGAGTAGTAGGCTCACTTTCAGCATCATTAGCCTATATGTAAACATAAGATGTTATTAGTAATTTCAGTAAAGTTAAGCATCAAGATAATTCGATATAAGCCTTACAACTCAATTTTAAAGAGCATCTAAACCTAGTGTAAGAAAACAGAAAACTACAGCTGTACAGTTGAAGAGGCAGAAACATGCGGATATGCTTGGTTGCTTACTACAAAATGATATCATTATCCTAAAACAGGATCGGAGGCAACTTGCACTAATTTATGACcaaattgatataattaagtaTTTTTCTAATGCAAAACACAGCAGCAGAGCAGTTTCTCATGTTTAATGGACAACAACCACTAAAGAATGCAAGAACACTGTGATGTCCATGTTCTTAACTATTCTCAGCCTAATTTTTGGCATCTAGAGTCGTGGGTTACCACTGATATTGAAACAAGTTGGTAAAATAGTGTAACAATTTTAACATAAcactagcttttctataactaTTAAACACACCAATTGTTATCATTTGAGCCTTTTACTTTTAGTGTATCAGGTTTATTTAATAAGAATTGATGATATAAACATGTTCAATTTCAATAATTAGACTccattattaattattattccaTCTAAACTTATATTCCTAACAAATGAATTTATTATAAAGTTACCTCGCGGGCAGAAAAAAAGCCAACAAGTGCTTCGGGAATTCCTCCTTCCTTCATCATTAGATATGCTTTCATCATATCAAATGATTGCTGCAACTTAGACTCTAGACTAATGACCTTTTGCTGTGAATTATGTAAGTCGGACTCCAAATTATTGATCTTTTCCTGTAAAATTGCAGAAGTAGTAGGCGAAGAAGATCCAGCTGAATTAGTGGAGATGGTCATCCCATTAAGCCGACTTCTCACATTCCTAAAGGTATTTGTAGGCGCTGCTCCCATGCCCATGCAACGAACTCTCCCAGAGTGTTCAGGCCCCAAAACTTTACCAACAGCATCATTAGGGGACACCTCAAATTGTGTATTTGACTGTGTCATATTCAGCTCAATTTGTTcctatttaaaagaataaatagaAACTATTCAATTTAAAAGAAACAACACATGTAACCAATGGCATTGCAGATTATGATTATTCTAGTGTTCCTACTTCCTAGACCATTATcacaacaaaaaatttaaagtgAAAAGTGCATGCAAGTGAAATGAACCACTTTCCTATAATCATTATATATTTCAATCCACAAGCAACCACACTCAAATCCCATTTTCACATGATCACatacaaataaaataagataagatagtaAAGGTTTACAAAATACTTACCACTATAGTTAATGCCTCGTTATTTACAAAAGACCCATCCTTTCTCTTATGTGTTTCAATGTACATCATTCCTCTACTAGGCTTCTTTCCCGTTTCCAAGTACTAAAAGAGAAGGAATAAAGAGTTAAACAATTAACATATATAATGCAAGTAAAATCACACATGTACCaagtgtgtatatatataccaTCTCATGTCGCCTCCGAGAGTTGGATTTAGATCCACAAGTGTGAGGAATGGTTTGCTTGCTTcgattttccttatttttcatgcaaagctcctaaaaataaatataataacttcaattaatattttttttaattaaactaCAGCAATAACTAAATGAATTGTTTAGTGTCTTACAACTGTAGACGGTTTTAGTCGATAATTGACAAAGCAAGCCCATTGATCTCTTGGAACATCATCAGGAACATTGTTCACCAATGCTTCTCTTCTCATGGTTGGATCATAGAACTCATTCCACAATCTTTGCCTATATGTTGCCCACTTTTTTGCAATACTTTGAATGCAATACCTGTAGGCAATCTTTTCTGTGCTTGTAAAATGGAAGTGGGGCttcaaacaaacaaacaaacaaacaaataaataaataaataaataaataaatacttgaACTAATAGAAGTTTCAaataaaatgaattttacctttATCATTGTATCAAAGCACTCATCCTTAAAAGACTTAGGCATGCCACCATTTTCTTGTCCTGACCACTTTTCAAAGCTAATTGGAAAGATACGTGCATTAGTTGCTAATATACCACAATAGCCAGCAAGTAAACCTTGTGCTTCACCATATGCCGCACCCTCTTCGTCAACCTCTACAATTACACGGTCTCCCCTAGGTAAGTTGCAAACATCCTTGACTTTGATCTTAGCTTTCTTCTTCATATTTGTAGAGTcttaaggaaaataaaaaacttaattattGAAAACATTCATATTAAGAGTTACAATTATTAACTATTTatccatttttttaaaaacttcaTTGGTACAATTATTCTCAAAagtcaaatataaaatattaagagTTACAACCTTTTAAGCTAACAAATGATTATGGATCAGGACATGTTCAACCTAATAACATAAATGGTTTAAACTATGCTTTAAtcacattaattaattatgcaATATAAATTAATACCAATTATCTCCACATTCCAAGCAGATGAAGACTTTGAGTTAGAACAACGTGTGGCTCCATCAGATGAAATGGAATTTGCAGCGGCTTGAGAAGGAGCTTGAGAAGGAGCCTCACTAGCCTCTACACTAGTGGTATCTTCAAATGCTGCTGGTGCTAGAGGTTGAAGTGAACGAGAAGCATTGTTGTTTTCCCTCTCATCTACAAATTTTAATGGATTTTTTATGCGTTTGCCCCTTGGCATGACTGCACATCAACAAATACAAAAATGTTAAAGCATTAGTTTATTCTCTTCTATCCTCCTTACCACCCTGTGGATTATATATGAATTCAATAACATGCCTTTTTTAATCAATCTTCAGTTGATAAGCACAGTAAACAAGACAAATAGGACAAAAATGCAGACAAATCATACCAGTGGCCAGAAATCTTTTCATGCGGTCAGCTATGAAGCTATAAGATTTCAATTTAATTCagtggtttacaatgtgttacATCAGAATATATGGCAATTTTTGcatattatttattaaagtaAACAAATTTAACAGCGAGGGTGAAAATGAAACGGCAATGGCatatctaaaattaagaacatTAGTAAACTTGTTATTAATAAATTCAATCATCCACGGGAAGACAAAAACAATTAAAAGCTGGGAAAGTAAAATACAAACCTAGTTTTCACCTCTTCATGCACTAGCTAGTACAAGTACATATATACATGAAAATTGTGGTTGTGTTAGGGGATCTTTGAGAGGCTAAAGGCATATAGAATGAGAATAATGAATTAAGGGGAAAACTATATATGAGGGTGAACTCACTTTAGCTATATAGATAGATGGGAGATATGCTTTTACATTACAACTGTATAGGATCTCAAGCAAACAAAAGCAGTCAAAAAGGTTTTAGACCCAGCTTTCTACCTTTTTTCTCAATCTTTTAATTCTATACTACTAAATTACAAATATACTTGAGTATCAAATCTCCCAACAAGTACAGAAAAAGAATATTACCTAGACGACCAATGATTATGGTGGTGGCATCAGAAGTTTCAGGTTTCCTTTAACTGTAGATGAGGAAAACAACTTATCACATGAATAAGcacacaataaaaaatttgaatgagCTAGAGAAAGTTTTTGCAACTCTATCAATGTGAAATAACTACTGCTAAGTCAAATATTGAAGAATGTCCTAAAAATCAGTATGGTTTGTCCAACCACATGAAAATTAAAACAGATCAAACTCTATTTTTCTCCAAATAAATCCCCCACCCACTAGAAATTTCAAAGCTGTACCTTTTTTAGGTTAAAAGTCATGTAGTTGCTTTCTGCATGGTAAACCAAGTAATTTTATAGCGCACGCAAACTTCAAAACTATAATGTATGCTTTCTGCTTCTTATATATGCTAGTAGCTCAATTAGCTTAGCTTATTGTATTAGGcatcattaattattattaaccAATTAAGGTGGTTGAGGGTACCACAAAATCTGCGTTTATTGTGGCTTCAACTGAGTACACTATGAGAGATCCAAGGTCACGATTCTGGAATCTACAATTCTGATTACCAACGTAGTAATacttagaaaattaaataataaatatatattgggagaaaatgaaaaataattaaacataaaacagaaagagaagggaaacAATCATAAAGCAAAGCTACAGGTATATTTTTCTAATGGGTTTGTGAG from Arachis stenosperma cultivar V10309 chromosome 9, arast.V10309.gnm1.PFL2, whole genome shotgun sequence encodes the following:
- the LOC130951192 gene encoding uncharacterized protein LOC130951192 codes for the protein MPRGKRIKNPLKFVDERENNNASRSLQPLAPAAFEDTTSVEASEAPSQAPSQAAANSISSDGATRCSNSKSSSAWNVEIIDSTNMKKKAKIKVKDVCNLPRGDRVIVEVDEEGAAYGEAQGLLAGYCGILATNARIFPISFEKWSGQENGGMPKSFKDECFDTMIKPHFHFTSTEKIAYRYCIQSIAKKWATYRQRLWNEFYDPTMRREALVNNVPDDVPRDQWACFVNYRLKPSTVELCMKNKENRSKQTIPHTCGSKSNSRRRHEMYLETGKKPSRGMMYIETHKRKDGSFVNNEALTIVEQIELNMTQSNTQFEVSPNDAVGKVLGPEHSGRVRCMGMGAAPTNTFRNVRSRLNGMTISTNSAGSSSPTTSAILQEKINNLESDLHNSQQKVISLESKLQQSFDMMKAYLMMKEGGIPEALVGFFSAREANDAESEPTTPFDARRSAGDSNGHPRTNI